In Primulina eburnea isolate SZY01 chromosome 5, ASM2296580v1, whole genome shotgun sequence, a single window of DNA contains:
- the LOC140833073 gene encoding transcription factor bHLH128-like yields the protein METINIKNLIPKSINTLSPHKLFKFHFPLMYPSSTSSSSQGSMGLASSGSGLMRYDSAPSSLLAASVDSVVGAAREFSGHTHLSAAGRSQTDSVSNPSREEPPPPSKANTTIGLQRAYGFGVVGGGNAEGASPSLVRHSSSPAGFLNQIAATVGDSGGYSFSVTRGMGNYNNSENLSRLNSQLSFTRQDSTLSYISEENESAVGDEMRTQNGQRKTTHSYGFGMGTSSTWDETNSVMFSVAPNKRSKIVGEGDLLDGLDSTENQFQFSMGQGGMEMTQMEKLMHNIPQDSVPCKIRAKRGCATHPRSIAERERRTRISGKLKKLQVLVPNMDKQTSYSDMLDLAVMHIKSLQNQVQKLHQELDNCTCGCKSTKDL from the exons ATGGAgactataaatataaaaaacctTATTCCAAAGTCTATCAATACCCTCTCTCCCCACAAACTTTTTAAGTTCCATTTCCCTCTCATGTATCCCTCCTCCACTTCATCTTCATCACAAGGTTCAATGGGCCTCGCCTCCTCCGGCAGCGGACTCATGCGCTACGATTCTGCACCCAGCTCCCTCCTGGCTGCCTCCGTTGATTCAGTCGTTGGTGCAGCAAGAGAATTCTCCGGCCACACTCACCTCTCCGCCGCAGGGCGCAGCCAGACCGACAGTGTGAGCAATCCCAGCAGAGAGGAACCGCCTCCGCCCAGTAAGGCTAATACTACGATTGGGTTGCAGAGGGCGTACGGGTTTGGTGTTGTCGGAGGTGGCAACGCCGAAGGAGCTTCTCCTTCTTTGGTGCGGCACAGTAGCTCTCCGGCGGGGTTTCTCAACCAGATAGCGGCGACGGTCGGGGATTCCG gaggATATTCATTTTCTGTTACAAGAGGGATGGGAAACTATAATAATTCAGAGAATCTATCAAGATTGAACTCTCAACTAAGCTTCACCAGACAAGACAGCACTCTTTCTTATATCTCTGAAGAAAACGAGAGCGCTGTTGGTGATGAAATGAGAACTCAAAACGGCCAAAGAAAGACTACTCATTCGTATGGGTTCGGGATGGGGACGTCCTCGACTTGGGACGAAACTAACTCGGTCATGTTCTCCGTGGCACCGAACAAACGGTCTAAGATCGTCGGTGAGGGTGACCTTCTCGACGGCTTAGATAGCACGGAAAATCAG tttcagtttaGCATGGGGCAAGGAGGAATGGAGATGACACAAATGGAGAAGCTAATGCACAATATCCCACAGGATTCGGTTCCATGCAAGATCCGTGCGAAGCGTGGCTGCGCTACTCATCCTCGCAGCATCGCGGAGAGG gaAAGGAGGACGAGAATCAGTGGAAAATTAAAGAAGTTACAAGTTCTTGTTCCAAACATGGATAAG CAAACCAGCTATTCTGATATGCTAGATTTGGCTGTGATGCATATAAAGAGCCTACAAAATCAAGTTCAG aagcttcatcaagagctagataATTGCACATGTGGATGCAAGAGTACTAAAGATTTATAG